CTGCTCTCGTATTCCTGGCGGTGGCGCGAACTCGACAGCACGGTGATCATCACGCTCGACGGCTCCTCGAAGCACACGAACCTGCGCATCGTTCAAGAAGGAACGGGCAAAGTTCTCGACAGCCGCGAGAACACCGAGTTCGCAATGCTCGATTTCTGGCGGCTCTCGATCGGCAATCTGCGTTCCTTCCTCAAGAACGGGAAAGCGGCTCTGCGTCCGAACTTCGAGAACAAAGGCGATCGCGTGGCGCTCTCGATCGAGATCGAGGCGCCCGCCGCGGCGGTCTTCCGCGCGCTCACCGATCCCGCGCAGATGGACAAGTGGATCTCGACCAAAGCGGCGGTCGAACCGCGCGCGGGTGGTACGTACAACTACGGCTGGAAATTCGGCGATCCGCCGGCGCACTGCGGACCGCACCGTTTCTTGGCGATCGAACCCGGCAAGATGATCGAGCACGATTGGGATCACGCAAAGGAACCGACCTCGCGCGTGCGCTGGGAAATCTCCGAGATCGGGCCCGGGCGCTCGCGCGTAACCCTCACGCATCTTCGCCCGGCGGAAGACGACTCGACACGCGGCGGCTACATCGCGGGCTGGGGCGCTTTCATGCACATGCTGAAGCAGTTTGGCGAGAATCCCGAAGCGACCGATCTTCGCTAGCGATTGTGGACCTGTACGCTTCGCTCGTGGAAGGCGAATCGCCAACAAGCACCGCCATGTGCCTGCGCTGCGGCTACGAGCTGCGCGGGCTTGCGC
The DNA window shown above is from Phycisphaeraceae bacterium and carries:
- a CDS encoding SRPBCC domain-containing protein produces the protein MKQATQNARFKKSFAISDSPERVFRALTAPDELRSWFAEHAEVEPKAGGVYGFWGTLTPWTPRECATQRIIRIDPPRLLSYSWRWRELDSTVIITLDGSSKHTNLRIVQEGTGKVLDSRENTEFAMLDFWRLSIGNLRSFLKNGKAALRPNFENKGDRVALSIEIEAPAAAVFRALTDPAQMDKWISTKAAVEPRAGGTYNYGWKFGDPPAHCGPHRFLAIEPGKMIEHDWDHAKEPTSRVRWEISEIGPGRSRVTLTHLRPAEDDSTRGGYIAGWGAFMHMLKQFGENPEATDLR